One window of Hymenobacter sp. BRD128 genomic DNA carries:
- a CDS encoding transcriptional regulator: MKYAIHTLNKAFDHRVRLGVMAVLLANESVSFNDLKDSLDLTDGNLASHVAALEKAGYVVVNKQFIGKKPNTTYTASAEGKQAFQEHLAALEKLLRG; encoded by the coding sequence GTGAAGTACGCTATCCATACCCTTAATAAAGCCTTCGACCACCGCGTGCGCCTCGGCGTGATGGCCGTGCTGCTGGCCAACGAATCGGTGAGCTTTAATGACTTGAAGGACAGCCTCGACCTCACCGATGGCAACCTGGCCTCGCACGTGGCTGCGCTTGAAAAAGCTGGCTACGTAGTTGTGAATAAACAGTTTATCGGTAAGAAGCCTAATACCACCTACACCGCCAGCGCCGAAGGCAAGCAGGCGTTTCAGGAGCACCTGGCGGCGCTCGAAAAGCTGCTGCGGGGGTGA
- a CDS encoding radical SAM protein yields MRVKFILPALTEATNPYWRPIKYSLFPPLGLATLAAYLPPDWEVDLQDEHVEKLHLHDAPHLVIIQVYITNAYRAYALADHYRARGAYVCLGGLHVTSLPEEAAPHADSIFLGPGEETFPAFLHDFQHGRPRPRYVSGAGRTLVGVPPIRRDLIKRERYLVPNSIVVTRGCPHHCDFCYKDAFFEGGKSFYTQPVDDALAEINRLPGRHLYFLDDHLLGNVRFAASLFEGMRGMGRLFQGAATVDSILRDNGLLEKAAQAGLRSLFVGFETLSPVNLKTSNKPQNLGRDYAAAIRRLHDLGIMINGSFVFGLDDDRPDVFRRTVEWAVNQGITTATFHIATPYPGTALFKQMETQGRLLHRRWNEYDTRTVVCQPGPHLTARQLKNGYDQAYRDFYSWTNITRASLVHDTLRHQLKHFAYAGGWKKFEPLWNFLIKFRHLDAMRPLLEGILSKVRGTDPPASPGAPPLTPATADTELLLKLPVLQ; encoded by the coding sequence ATGCGCGTCAAATTCATCCTCCCCGCCCTCACCGAGGCCACCAACCCGTACTGGCGGCCCATCAAGTACTCGCTGTTTCCGCCGCTGGGGCTAGCCACGCTGGCCGCCTACCTGCCGCCCGATTGGGAGGTGGACCTGCAGGACGAGCACGTGGAAAAGCTGCACCTGCACGATGCCCCGCACCTGGTTATCATCCAGGTTTACATCACCAATGCCTACCGCGCCTACGCGCTGGCCGACCACTACCGCGCCCGCGGCGCCTACGTGTGCCTGGGCGGCCTGCACGTGACAAGCCTGCCCGAGGAGGCGGCCCCGCACGCCGACAGCATTTTTCTGGGGCCGGGCGAGGAAACGTTTCCGGCGTTTCTGCACGATTTCCAGCACGGGCGGCCCCGGCCGCGCTACGTGTCGGGGGCCGGGCGCACGCTGGTGGGCGTGCCGCCCATCCGGCGCGACCTCATCAAGCGCGAGCGCTACCTGGTGCCCAACTCGATAGTCGTGACGCGCGGCTGCCCACACCACTGCGACTTCTGCTACAAAGATGCCTTTTTTGAGGGGGGCAAGTCGTTTTACACCCAACCCGTGGACGATGCCCTAGCCGAGATAAACCGCCTGCCCGGCCGCCACCTCTACTTCCTCGACGACCATTTGCTGGGCAACGTGCGCTTCGCGGCTAGCCTCTTCGAGGGGATGCGCGGCATGGGCCGGCTGTTTCAGGGCGCGGCTACGGTGGACAGCATCTTGCGCGATAACGGCTTGCTGGAAAAGGCGGCGCAGGCCGGTTTGCGGAGCTTATTCGTAGGGTTTGAAACGCTGAGCCCGGTCAACCTGAAAACGAGCAACAAGCCCCAGAACCTGGGGCGCGACTACGCGGCGGCCATCCGGCGCCTGCACGACCTGGGCATCATGATTAACGGCAGCTTCGTGTTCGGGCTCGATGACGACCGACCCGACGTGTTTCGCCGCACCGTGGAGTGGGCGGTGAATCAAGGGATTACCACAGCCACCTTTCACATTGCCACGCCCTACCCCGGCACGGCGCTCTTCAAGCAGATGGAAACCCAGGGCCGCCTACTGCACCGCCGCTGGAACGAGTACGACACCCGCACCGTGGTGTGCCAGCCCGGCCCGCACCTCACCGCCCGCCAGCTCAAAAATGGCTACGACCAGGCCTACCGCGACTTCTACTCCTGGACCAACATCACGCGGGCTAGCCTCGTGCACGACACCCTGCGTCACCAGCTCAAGCACTTCGCCTACGCCGGCGGCTGGAAAAAATTTGAGCCGCTCTGGAATTTCCTAATAAAATTCCGCCACCTCGACGCCATGCGCCCCCTGCTCGAAGGCATCCTGAGTAAAGTGCGCGGTACCGACCCGCCCGCTAGCCCCGGCGCCCCGCCGCTAACCCCCGCAACCGCCGATACCGAACTGCTGCTGAAGCTGCCAGTGCTGCAATAG
- a CDS encoding DUF4173 domain-containing protein → MNLTAFWPANNAVVTAPATRIPTRLASLLLAATALGDYLFWQEPAGPNVLVYLVFLVGAHLALLPRYAPVRHTAAFWVAVVGCLASGGLVAWYGSGAAELAALASGLLLVGLVNQPQLRLVGSVVSTALVGVLPNIALVVSSLRVPQGVGGRLRRGWYYGRLLGLPLLALVIFQALFAYANPQYAELSGRVWAALSKGLARLLDAISVPHLLFLVLCGVGAVGALVAVPVHFFLDYESRFGEFVRRQRDGVASFAVRRPNFSHSDRGALALRKEWLAAVVSMCLLNALLLVVNIVDVRWLWFGFRPAPGFDLTQFVHEGTYVLIFSILLAAGIMLWFFRRNLNFYRPGLPLLRWGATLWVLQNAVLAVSVGLRNYYYIAATELAYKRIGVYGFLLLTLFGLGTVLLKIWQRRSAFSLVRLNSWAAYALLLGLAAGNWESWIARYNLQPRFTRLNIGFLLTMPPRVLPVLAAREELIDQAKELVEEGDDGYFHAITREAAHRKLRARLVEFQAGYPQRDWQGRTGAAGRAYQQLRSRALQKQRVATN, encoded by the coding sequence ATGAATTTAACTGCTTTCTGGCCCGCGAATAACGCCGTGGTGACCGCGCCCGCCACCCGCATTCCGACCCGCCTGGCCAGCCTGCTGCTGGCGGCTACTGCGCTGGGCGACTACCTGTTCTGGCAGGAGCCAGCCGGCCCGAACGTGCTGGTGTACCTGGTGTTTTTGGTGGGCGCTCACCTGGCGCTGCTGCCGCGCTACGCGCCGGTGCGGCACACGGCGGCCTTCTGGGTGGCCGTGGTGGGTTGCCTGGCTAGCGGCGGGCTGGTGGCCTGGTATGGCTCGGGTGCGGCCGAGCTGGCAGCGCTAGCCTCGGGCCTGCTGCTGGTGGGGCTGGTCAATCAGCCCCAGTTGCGGCTGGTGGGCTCGGTGGTGAGCACGGCACTGGTGGGCGTGCTGCCCAATATAGCATTAGTAGTGAGTAGCTTGCGGGTGCCACAGGGCGTGGGTGGCCGATTGCGGCGGGGCTGGTACTACGGCCGGCTACTGGGCCTGCCGCTGCTGGCGCTAGTGATATTTCAGGCGCTGTTTGCCTACGCCAACCCGCAGTATGCCGAGCTAAGTGGGCGGGTGTGGGCCGCCTTAAGCAAAGGGCTGGCCCGGTTGCTGGACGCCATTTCGGTGCCGCACCTGTTGTTTTTGGTGTTGTGCGGGGTGGGGGCGGTGGGTGCGCTAGTGGCCGTGCCGGTGCATTTTTTTCTCGACTACGAGTCGCGCTTTGGGGAGTTTGTGCGGCGGCAGCGCGATGGCGTAGCCTCGTTTGCGGTGCGGCGGCCCAATTTTTCGCACTCCGACCGGGGGGCGCTAGCCCTGCGCAAGGAGTGGCTGGCGGCCGTGGTGAGCATGTGCCTGCTCAACGCCCTGCTGCTGGTGGTGAATATCGTGGATGTGCGTTGGCTGTGGTTTGGCTTTCGGCCGGCGCCGGGCTTCGACCTCACGCAGTTTGTGCACGAAGGCACGTACGTGCTGATTTTCAGTATTCTACTGGCGGCGGGCATCATGCTGTGGTTTTTCCGGCGCAACCTCAATTTCTACCGGCCCGGCCTGCCGCTGCTGCGCTGGGGCGCCACGCTGTGGGTGCTGCAAAACGCAGTGCTGGCCGTGTCGGTGGGTTTGCGCAACTACTACTACATCGCGGCTACCGAGCTGGCTTACAAGCGCATCGGGGTATACGGGTTTCTGCTGCTCACGCTGTTTGGGCTGGGCACGGTGCTGCTCAAAATCTGGCAGCGGCGCTCGGCCTTCAGCCTGGTGCGGCTCAACTCGTGGGCGGCCTACGCGCTGCTGCTGGGGCTAGCGGCCGGCAACTGGGAAAGCTGGATTGCGCGCTACAACCTGCAGCCGCGCTTCACACGCCTCAACATCGGCTTTCTGCTCACCATGCCGCCCCGCGTGCTGCCCGTGCTGGCCGCCCGCGAAGAGCTGATTGACCAGGCGAAAGAGCTGGTGGAAGAAGGCGACGACGGCTATTTCCACGCCATTACCCGCGAGGCGGCGCACCGCAAGCTGCGCGCCCGGCTAGTCGAGTTCCAAGCCGGATATCCGCAGCGCGACTGGCAGGGCCGCACCGGTGCGGCCGGGCGGGCTTATCAGCAGCTACGCAGCCGGGCGCTGCAAAAACAGCGGGTAGCAACCAATTAA
- a CDS encoding DUF4197 domain-containing protein, producing MKNYSFTVLLAAVFALPTQAQTINIPGLGGFKLPTKKTTTTTTTTTTTAVSGLTNTEAANGLKEALIQGISKGSDQASQVDGFNLNKLIRIPFPPDAQKMANTLRSIGLGSQVDKFELSLNRGAEDAAKSAKPIFINAIKQLTFSDVWNILTGQKDAATQYLKRTTTSQLTTAFMPIMQQSLDKVDATRYYSTLSATYNKLPLVTPVQTDLNQYATGKAIDGLFTLIAQEEADIRENPVARTTSLLKKVFGIGGK from the coding sequence ATGAAAAATTATTCCTTTACCGTGTTGCTAGCCGCCGTGTTTGCGTTGCCAACTCAGGCCCAGACTATCAACATTCCAGGCCTGGGTGGCTTCAAGCTACCCACCAAAAAAACGACCACCACGACTACCACCACCACGACTACCGCCGTGAGTGGCCTCACCAATACGGAAGCGGCCAACGGCCTGAAGGAGGCGCTCATCCAGGGCATTTCGAAGGGCTCAGACCAGGCTTCGCAGGTCGATGGCTTCAACCTAAATAAGCTCATCCGCATCCCATTTCCGCCCGACGCGCAGAAGATGGCCAACACCCTGCGCAGCATCGGGCTGGGCAGCCAGGTCGATAAGTTTGAGCTGTCGCTGAACCGGGGTGCCGAAGATGCGGCCAAGAGCGCCAAGCCGATTTTTATTAACGCCATCAAGCAGCTGACGTTCAGCGACGTGTGGAATATCCTCACCGGCCAGAAAGATGCCGCTACGCAATACCTGAAGCGCACGACTACCTCGCAGCTCACCACGGCTTTCATGCCCATTATGCAGCAGAGCCTCGATAAGGTAGACGCCACCAGGTATTACAGCACGCTCAGCGCGACCTACAACAAGCTGCCGCTCGTGACGCCGGTGCAAACCGACCTCAACCAGTACGCCACCGGCAAGGCCATCGACGGGCTGTTTACGCTCATCGCGCAGGAGGAAGCCGATATTCGGGAAAACCCCGTGGCCCGCACTACCTCACTGCTGAAGAAAGTATTCGGCATCGGTGGCAAG
- a CDS encoding ferritin-like domain-containing protein encodes MTFADINTYFQANRARFADLAWDDPHQLGPAELRAVRTSLQTFQRGEGTGGDHLAALAEQLGDADYAAAMRLFIQEEEGHAAMLGQFMDRQGIARLHAHWLHDVFRSLGRPLGLVHMVRVILTAEVVATIYYRALFRATYSGLLQQICRRILLDEEMHLAFHCVAIRQLSPHRHWLGKWLWHQAYRGLMAGTALMVYLTSRRTFRAGGYGLVSFLSAIADEYVRVEQMQRPDSPILLRGGLPATIASAPAGPAGAWQWPAPHLRALR; translated from the coding sequence ATGACTTTCGCCGACATCAATACCTATTTTCAAGCCAACCGCGCTCGCTTTGCCGACCTCGCCTGGGACGACCCGCACCAGCTCGGCCCCGCCGAGCTGCGCGCCGTGCGCACCTCCCTCCAAACGTTTCAGCGGGGCGAGGGTACCGGCGGCGACCACCTCGCGGCCCTGGCCGAGCAGCTCGGCGATGCCGACTACGCGGCGGCCATGCGCCTGTTCATTCAGGAAGAAGAAGGCCACGCCGCTATGCTCGGGCAGTTTATGGACCGCCAGGGCATTGCGCGCCTGCACGCGCACTGGCTGCACGACGTGTTTCGGAGCCTGGGGCGGCCGCTGGGGCTGGTGCACATGGTGCGCGTCATTCTCACGGCTGAAGTAGTGGCGACCATCTACTACCGCGCCCTGTTTCGGGCCACGTACTCGGGGTTGTTGCAGCAGATTTGCCGGCGCATCTTGCTCGATGAGGAAATGCACCTGGCCTTTCACTGCGTGGCCATCCGGCAGCTTTCGCCCCATCGCCACTGGCTGGGTAAGTGGCTCTGGCACCAGGCCTACCGGGGCCTCATGGCTGGCACCGCCCTGATGGTGTACCTGACTAGCCGGCGCACCTTCCGGGCCGGCGGCTACGGGCTGGTTAGCTTTTTGTCGGCTATCGCCGACGAATACGTTCGCGTAGAGCAAATGCAGCGGCCCGATAGCCCCATCTTGCTGCGGGGCGGGCTACCGGCTACCATCGCCTCGGCCCCGGCCGGCCCGGCCGGCGCCTGGCAATGGCCAGCTCCGCACCTTCGGGCGTTGCGCTGA